One region of Bdellovibrio bacteriovorus genomic DNA includes:
- the ctaD gene encoding cytochrome c oxidase subunit I translates to MATKSAHHGDNYINFEKGLWSWLTTVDHKRIGLMYMISVMFFFFVGGVMALLLRLELFAPNATANVGQVLKNGDVYNQVLTYHGAIMVFMVIVPGIPAILGNFFLPLHLGAKDVAFPKINLASWYCFMAGAALAVLTFFFNKIDTGWTFYTPYSIRTGTATVMMVLGAFIMGMSSVLTGLNFIVTVHKLRAPGMTMHRMPLFVWALYSTAILQMLATPVLAITLLLLAAEKLFGVGIFDPALGGDPVLFQHFFWFYSHPAVYIMIIPAMGVVSELITTFSRKVIFGYTAIAYSSLGIAAVSFFVWGHHMFVSGQSETAGIIFSFLTMLVGVPTAIKMFNWVATLYKGSISFDSPMLFALGFLFLFAIGGVTGIMLATLPIDVHFHDTYFVVAHFHYVMVGGTLMALMGGFYYWFPKMFGKMFNENLARLSFVFIFIGFNVTFFPQFILGAMGMPRRYFDYIPAYETLNKVSTVGSWLILTGFLFGLYAIVQGIRKGPKASMNPWNSKTLEWQTSSPPPHDNFAVEPIVTAGPYEYR, encoded by the coding sequence ATGGCTACAAAATCAGCTCATCACGGTGACAACTACATTAATTTTGAAAAAGGCCTATGGTCTTGGTTAACGACTGTTGACCATAAACGCATCGGTCTTATGTACATGATCTCTGTTATGTTCTTCTTCTTCGTGGGCGGGGTTATGGCCTTGCTTCTTCGTTTGGAACTTTTTGCTCCAAACGCGACAGCGAACGTAGGACAAGTTTTGAAAAACGGAGACGTTTATAACCAAGTCCTTACTTATCACGGCGCGATCATGGTCTTCATGGTTATCGTTCCTGGTATCCCGGCGATCTTGGGTAACTTCTTCTTGCCTCTTCACTTGGGTGCAAAGGACGTGGCTTTCCCGAAAATCAACTTGGCAAGCTGGTACTGCTTCATGGCGGGTGCGGCTTTGGCTGTTTTGACTTTCTTCTTTAATAAAATCGACACTGGTTGGACGTTCTATACTCCATACTCAATCAGAACTGGCACTGCGACAGTGATGATGGTTTTGGGTGCGTTCATCATGGGTATGTCTTCAGTTCTTACGGGTTTGAACTTCATCGTGACAGTGCACAAACTAAGAGCTCCTGGCATGACAATGCACAGAATGCCATTGTTTGTATGGGCTCTTTACTCAACAGCGATCCTGCAAATGTTGGCAACTCCAGTACTTGCGATCACTTTGTTGTTGTTGGCAGCAGAAAAACTATTCGGTGTGGGTATCTTTGATCCGGCACTAGGTGGTGACCCGGTCTTGTTCCAACACTTCTTCTGGTTCTATTCGCATCCAGCGGTTTACATCATGATCATCCCAGCGATGGGTGTTGTGTCTGAATTGATCACAACGTTCTCTCGCAAAGTGATCTTCGGTTATACGGCGATTGCTTACTCTTCACTAGGTATCGCAGCGGTGTCCTTCTTCGTTTGGGGTCACCACATGTTCGTATCTGGTCAGTCTGAAACTGCGGGTATCATCTTCTCATTCTTAACGATGCTGGTTGGGGTTCCAACGGCGATCAAGATGTTCAACTGGGTTGCGACACTTTACAAAGGTTCCATCTCTTTTGATTCTCCGATGTTGTTCGCATTGGGCTTCTTGTTCTTGTTCGCTATCGGTGGTGTGACAGGTATCATGCTTGCCACTCTTCCAATCGACGTTCACTTCCACGATACTTACTTCGTAGTGGCACATTTCCACTACGTGATGGTGGGTGGTACTTTGATGGCGTTGATGGGTGGTTTCTACTACTGGTTCCCAAAAATGTTCGGAAAGATGTTCAACGAAAACTTGGCTCGCCTTTCTTTCGTATTCATCTTCATCGGTTTCAACGTGACGTTCTTCCCTCAATTCATCTTGGGCGCGATGGGTATGCCACGTCGTTATTTCGATTACATTCCAGCGTATGAAACTTTAAACAAAGTTTCTACAGTAGGGTCTTGGTTGATCCTGACTGGTTTCTTGTTCGGTCTATACGCGATCGTTCAAGGTATCAGAAAAGGTCCAAAAGCTTCTATGAATCCTTGGAACTCAAAAACTTTGGAATGGCAGACGTCGTCTCCTCCTCCACACGATAACTTTGCAGTTGAACCAATTGTAACAGCGGGGCCTTATGAGTACAGATAG